The following proteins are encoded in a genomic region of Protaetiibacter sp. SSC-01:
- a CDS encoding amidase, giving the protein MFELHHLTAVEQLDWLRRGEVTARELVEHYLARIARLDPELGAFALVDADAALRRSDEVAALPHALALWGLPLADKALLARAGRETTFGSRAFAGFVPEESDELVSVLDGAGAVSLGATASPEFGFPSYTEPLAGRPARNPYDLALGAGGSSGGAAVAVAAGLLPVAPGSDGGGSIRIPAAATGLVGLKPSRGRVPAASGFSSLAGLVQAGPLARTVADAGLLLDALAAPPGTRASWATVPPNEGGDGPFLAAATRGEGRFQLAVTFDSPWATAYELTIDPGARAAVELALAELDALGHGVEELRVPDEPGYASAFRAIWQAGAATLPLDDDRLALVEPLTRWLVDQGRALGARELGEALDWLAGFERRTIARFAPYDAVVTPALALTPRPVGWYDADDGEENFAQQVRYTPFTSFVNVSGLPAITLPVSVTDDGLPMGVQLVGRPGGERTLLAIGAQLERRLGWQRRHPPAWSA; this is encoded by the coding sequence GTGTTCGAACTCCACCACCTCACCGCCGTCGAGCAGCTGGACTGGCTGCGCCGCGGCGAGGTGACCGCGCGTGAGCTCGTCGAGCACTACCTCGCCCGCATAGCGCGGCTCGACCCCGAGCTCGGCGCGTTCGCGCTCGTGGATGCGGATGCCGCCCTCCGCCGGTCGGACGAGGTCGCGGCGCTCCCGCACGCGCTCGCCCTGTGGGGCCTCCCGCTCGCCGACAAGGCGCTCCTCGCGCGGGCCGGGCGCGAGACGACGTTCGGCTCGCGCGCCTTCGCGGGCTTCGTGCCCGAGGAGAGCGACGAGCTCGTGAGCGTGCTCGACGGTGCGGGCGCGGTGAGCCTCGGGGCGACCGCGTCTCCCGAGTTCGGCTTCCCGAGCTACACCGAACCCCTCGCCGGGCGACCGGCGCGGAACCCCTACGACCTCGCGCTCGGCGCGGGCGGCTCGAGCGGCGGGGCCGCCGTCGCGGTCGCCGCGGGCCTGCTTCCCGTCGCGCCCGGCTCCGACGGCGGAGGATCGATCCGCATCCCCGCGGCTGCGACGGGGCTCGTGGGGCTCAAGCCGTCGCGCGGGCGCGTGCCCGCGGCATCCGGGTTCTCGTCGCTTGCGGGGCTCGTGCAGGCGGGGCCGCTCGCGCGGACCGTCGCGGATGCGGGCCTGCTGCTCGACGCGCTCGCCGCGCCACCCGGCACACGGGCCTCGTGGGCCACCGTTCCCCCCAACGAGGGCGGCGACGGGCCGTTCCTCGCGGCCGCGACGCGCGGTGAGGGGCGGTTCCAGCTCGCGGTGACGTTCGACTCGCCGTGGGCGACCGCGTACGAGCTGACGATCGACCCCGGGGCGCGCGCGGCCGTCGAGCTCGCGCTCGCCGAGCTCGACGCGCTCGGCCACGGCGTCGAGGAGCTGCGCGTGCCCGACGAGCCGGGCTATGCATCCGCGTTCCGCGCGATCTGGCAGGCCGGGGCTGCGACCCTTCCGCTCGACGACGACAGACTCGCGCTCGTCGAGCCGCTCACGCGCTGGCTCGTGGACCAGGGGCGCGCGCTCGGCGCGCGCGAGCTGGGGGAGGCCCTCGACTGGCTCGCGGGGTTCGAGCGCCGCACGATCGCGCGGTTCGCGCCCTACGACGCCGTCGTCACGCCCGCCCTCGCGCTCACGCCCCGGCCGGTGGGCTGGTACGACGCGGACGACGGCGAGGAGAACTTCGCGCAGCAGGTGCGCTACACGCCGTTCACGAGCTTCGTGAACGTGTCGGGGCTGCCGGCGATCACGCTGCCGGTCTCCGTGACCGACGACGGGCTGCCGATGGGCGTGCAGCTCGTGGGGCGTCCGGGTGGGGAGCGGACGCTGCTCGCGATCGGCGCGCAGCTCGAGCGGCGGCTCGGCTGGCAGCGCCGGCATCCGCCCGCCTGGAGCGCGTGA
- a CDS encoding VOC family protein, which translates to MSALQLRLVLETDDIDAALAFYRDALGLPVQEAYEAEGDARVVILGIPSATLEIANRSQIDYIDRVEVGRPAAHAYPLTMRVALEVADAGAATDAAVAGGAQLVAPPTETPWRSLNARLEGPDGVALTLFQELEQSEGDGA; encoded by the coding sequence GTGAGCGCACTGCAGCTGCGGCTCGTGCTCGAGACCGACGATATCGACGCCGCGCTCGCCTTCTACCGCGACGCCCTCGGGCTGCCGGTGCAGGAGGCCTACGAGGCCGAGGGCGATGCGCGCGTCGTGATTCTCGGCATCCCGTCGGCGACCCTCGAGATCGCGAACCGCTCGCAGATCGACTACATCGACCGTGTCGAGGTGGGCCGTCCCGCTGCGCACGCCTACCCGCTCACGATGCGGGTCGCGCTCGAGGTGGCGGATGCGGGGGCGGCGACGGATGCGGCGGTCGCCGGGGGTGCGCAGCTCGTGGCCCCGCCGACCGAGACGCCCTGGCGCTCGCTCAACGCGCGCCTCGAGGGCCCGGACGGGGTCGCCCTCACCCTGTTCCAGGAGCTGGAGCAGAGCGAGGGCGACGGGGCCTGA
- a CDS encoding SIP domain-containing protein: MLLSDVLPATIAWNPSQGDSVLLGAVDADLAIVETVLATLPAKARGQVFVEVADEAAVRTIAAPGRVCVTWLRRDLGQSLRSALDAWLSEMLPVEAEREHQVYAWISGDRAAHSLTSY, from the coding sequence ATGCTCCTCTCCGACGTGCTCCCCGCCACCATCGCCTGGAACCCCAGCCAGGGCGACTCGGTGCTGCTCGGGGCCGTCGACGCCGACCTCGCGATCGTCGAGACCGTGCTCGCCACGCTCCCCGCGAAGGCCCGCGGCCAGGTGTTCGTGGAGGTCGCCGACGAGGCGGCCGTCCGCACCATCGCGGCCCCCGGTCGCGTGTGCGTCACGTGGCTGCGCCGCGACCTCGGCCAGAGCCTGCGCTCGGCCCTCGACGCGTGGCTCTCGGAAATGCTCCCCGTCGAGGCTGAGCGCGAGCACCAGGTGTACGCGTGGATCTCGGGCGACCGGGCCGCCCACTCGCTC
- a CDS encoding GNAT family N-acetyltransferase: MLEEEYNPRRQLPPHLRKKPDPEPDFSFTIRDATEQDLPDIREIYNHYVANSTVTFDEEPQTLRELRSKFRHNEKLGYPWLVAVSPSGQILGYANASPWKQKAAYRYTVENSIYLGPASTGKGLGKALMAEFLTRAKDAGIKEVIAVIADKGAEASIAMHRSFGFKEIGHMGKVGFKFDRWLGTVLLQKSLK, translated from the coding sequence ATGCTCGAAGAGGAATACAACCCGAGACGTCAGCTGCCGCCCCACCTGCGCAAGAAGCCGGACCCCGAGCCCGACTTCTCGTTCACGATCCGCGACGCGACCGAGCAGGACCTGCCCGACATCCGGGAGATCTACAACCACTACGTGGCCAACTCGACGGTGACGTTCGACGAGGAGCCGCAGACCCTGCGGGAGCTGCGCTCCAAGTTCCGCCACAACGAGAAGCTCGGCTACCCGTGGCTCGTCGCGGTGTCGCCCTCGGGCCAGATCCTCGGCTACGCGAACGCGTCGCCGTGGAAGCAGAAGGCCGCCTACCGCTACACGGTCGAGAACTCGATCTACCTCGGCCCGGCGTCCACGGGCAAGGGCCTCGGGAAGGCGCTCATGGCCGAGTTCCTGACGCGCGCCAAGGATGCGGGCATCAAGGAGGTCATCGCCGTGATCGCCGACAAGGGCGCGGAGGCGTCGATCGCCATGCACCGGTCGTTCGGCTTCAAGGAGATCGGGCACATGGGCAAGGTGGGCTTCAAGTTCGACCGCTGGCTCGGCACCGTGCTCCTGCAGAAGAGCCTCAAGTGA
- a CDS encoding GntR family transcriptional regulator encodes MNPPTNWEPHVDDSRPIFLQIAEQLEDDIVAGRLPEETQVPSTNELAAFLRINPATAAKGVNLLVDQGVLYKKRGIGMFVAEGARARLVAQRRDRFREQYLAPLLTEAERLGITPDQLATMIREDGR; translated from the coding sequence ATGAACCCACCCACCAACTGGGAGCCGCACGTGGACGACAGCCGCCCGATCTTCCTGCAGATCGCGGAACAGCTCGAGGACGACATCGTCGCGGGCCGCCTCCCGGAAGAGACCCAGGTCCCCTCCACCAACGAGCTCGCCGCGTTCCTGCGCATCAATCCGGCCACGGCCGCGAAGGGCGTCAACCTGCTCGTGGACCAGGGGGTCCTCTACAAGAAGAGAGGCATCGGCATGTTCGTCGCCGAGGGCGCGCGCGCCCGCCTCGTGGCCCAGCGCCGCGATCGATTCCGGGAGCAGTACCTCGCTCCCCTGCTGACCGAAGCCGAGCGGCTCGGGATCACGCCCGACCAGCTCGCCACCATGATCCGGGAGGACGGACGATGA
- a CDS encoding ABC transporter permease → MTAVTTTTHSPASPGTRIWRIVRLLTANPATTIGMPLLILGLIFLGTWFIWWMIMASVSPSDAADAAEGIQYNGASAWIFFYMLVVAVQAVNLAFPLALGYGSTRRAFSTGAGLTFLMLSAGYALVMTVGRWLEQLTGGWGVRGSFFGSFYFATDAGWLAQWWIYFCWFVFFFFTGMIFAAVFVRWKAVGLTTALLVLGVLVVAGVALLTFTSSWPAFWEGVVELGTLGVASCLLVPAVLAAGLGHLLLRRATPRS, encoded by the coding sequence ATGACCGCCGTCACGACCACCACCCACTCGCCCGCCTCACCGGGCACGCGCATCTGGCGCATCGTGCGCCTGCTCACGGCCAACCCGGCCACGACGATCGGGATGCCGCTGCTCATCCTCGGGCTCATCTTCCTGGGCACCTGGTTCATCTGGTGGATGATCATGGCCTCGGTGTCTCCGTCGGACGCCGCGGACGCGGCCGAGGGCATCCAGTACAACGGCGCGAGCGCGTGGATCTTCTTCTACATGCTCGTCGTCGCGGTGCAGGCCGTGAACCTCGCGTTCCCGCTCGCGCTCGGCTACGGCTCCACGCGGAGGGCGTTCAGCACAGGAGCCGGGCTGACCTTCCTCATGCTCTCGGCGGGCTACGCGCTCGTCATGACGGTCGGTCGGTGGCTCGAGCAGCTCACCGGCGGCTGGGGTGTGCGAGGGAGCTTCTTCGGCTCGTTCTATTTCGCGACCGACGCCGGCTGGCTCGCCCAGTGGTGGATCTACTTCTGCTGGTTCGTGTTCTTCTTCTTCACGGGCATGATCTTCGCGGCCGTGTTCGTGCGCTGGAAGGCCGTCGGTCTCACCACAGCACTGCTCGTGCTGGGCGTGCTCGTGGTCGCGGGCGTCGCACTGCTGACCTTCACGAGCAGCTGGCCCGCCTTCTGGGAGGGCGTCGTCGAGCTCGGCACGCTCGGCGTCGCGAGCTGCCTCCTCGTGCCCGCTGTGCTCGCCGCCGGCCTCGGCCACCTGCTGCTGCGGAGGGCCACCCCGCGCAGCTGA
- a CDS encoding ABC transporter ATP-binding protein — MSTVIRVEGLGKTYGHGANTVRAVADASFALEENRIHGLLGRNGAGKTTLMQLLTGQEFANAGTVEVFGESPVENARVLDRVCFIKESQRYPDDFRVKHVLRSAPWFFPEWDEDFADDLVERFRLPVNRRVKKLSRGQLSAVGVIVGLASRAPLTFFDEPYLGLDAVARQLFYDTLLADFAEHPRTVVLSTHLIDEVSNLLEHVVVIDEGRIIIDADADDLRGSAIDVVGARGAVESFTSGREVLHRSALGGLATATIAGLDEAGRAAAREAGLELAPVSLQQLVIRTTTGETADRTNGEVA, encoded by the coding sequence ATGAGCACGGTGATCCGCGTCGAAGGACTCGGCAAGACCTACGGCCACGGTGCCAACACCGTACGCGCCGTCGCCGACGCGAGCTTCGCGCTCGAGGAGAACCGCATCCACGGCCTCCTCGGACGCAACGGCGCCGGCAAGACGACCCTCATGCAGCTGCTCACGGGGCAGGAGTTCGCGAACGCGGGGACGGTCGAGGTCTTCGGCGAGTCCCCCGTCGAGAACGCCCGCGTGCTCGACCGCGTGTGCTTCATCAAGGAGAGCCAGCGCTACCCCGACGACTTCCGCGTCAAGCACGTGCTGCGCAGCGCCCCGTGGTTCTTCCCCGAGTGGGACGAGGACTTCGCGGACGACCTCGTGGAGCGCTTCCGCCTCCCCGTGAACCGGCGGGTCAAGAAGCTCTCCCGCGGACAGCTCTCGGCGGTCGGCGTCATCGTCGGCCTCGCGAGCCGCGCCCCGCTGACGTTCTTCGACGAGCCCTACCTCGGCCTCGACGCCGTCGCCCGCCAGCTGTTCTACGACACGCTGCTCGCCGACTTCGCCGAGCACCCCCGCACCGTGGTGCTCTCGACGCACCTGATCGACGAGGTCTCGAACCTGCTCGAGCACGTCGTCGTCATCGACGAGGGCCGCATCATCATCGACGCGGATGCCGACGACCTGCGCGGATCGGCGATCGACGTCGTGGGGGCGCGCGGCGCCGTCGAGTCCTTCACCTCGGGCCGCGAGGTGCTGCACCGCAGCGCCCTCGGCGGCCTCGCAACCGCCACCATCGCGGGCCTCGACGAGGCCGGCCGGGCCGCGGCCCGTGAGGCGGGGCTCGAGCTCGCGCCCGTCTCGCTCCAGCAGCTCGTCATCCGCACGACCACCGGCGAGACCGCCGATCGCACGAACGGAGAAGTCGCATGA